A DNA window from Amycolatopsis sp. DSM 110486 contains the following coding sequences:
- a CDS encoding long-chain fatty acid--CoA ligase has protein sequence MSNFATILDHNTGRYPDKVVLSQGSRSLTNRELLTRVDALASGLTELGIGRGDVVGLLLYNHLEFLEAVFAVNRIGAAFLPLNYRLSPEEWRYVLEHSGAVALLTEPEFQSSVDTLPLPGLKQRLLLGGSASGWTSYQDLVGSNLGRSVTPASVGADDLQRLMYTSGTTSRPKGVQITHGNLAWKNLGHLVEFGITAEDATLVCGPLYHVGGFDLPGVGTLHAGGSLIVLRKFDAAEVVDTIERERPSNIWLAPSMMNAILQLPDILERDTSSIRFIIGGGEKMPVPLVEKILAAFPKAWFSDAYGLTETVSGDTFNDPEHMLAKVGSVGRPVVHLEVRIVDETGAPLPTGELGEIALRGPKVSIGYWRDEAATAKAFRDGWFHTGDVGRLDEDGYLYVEDRKKDMIVSGGENIATPEVERVLYEHPDVVEAAVVGMGHPRWGEVPQAFVVLRPGAAQDRDALVAFCRERLAKFKVPADLVFLDELPRTPSGKVLKRNLRG, from the coding sequence ATGTCGAACTTCGCCACGATCCTCGACCACAACACCGGCCGGTATCCGGACAAGGTGGTGCTCAGCCAGGGTTCGCGGTCCTTGACCAACCGCGAGCTGCTCACCCGGGTCGACGCGCTGGCGTCCGGGCTCACGGAGCTGGGCATCGGCCGCGGTGACGTCGTCGGGCTGCTGCTGTACAACCACCTCGAGTTCCTGGAGGCGGTCTTCGCGGTGAACCGGATCGGGGCCGCGTTCCTGCCACTCAACTACCGGCTCTCGCCCGAGGAATGGCGTTACGTCCTCGAGCATTCGGGCGCGGTGGCGCTGCTGACGGAGCCGGAGTTCCAGTCGTCGGTGGACACTCTGCCGTTGCCGGGTCTGAAGCAGCGGCTGTTGCTGGGTGGAAGTGCTTCGGGCTGGACGTCGTACCAAGACCTGGTGGGCTCGAACCTCGGCCGTTCCGTGACGCCGGCGTCGGTCGGCGCGGATGACCTGCAGCGGCTGATGTACACGTCCGGCACGACGTCGCGGCCGAAGGGCGTGCAGATCACGCACGGGAACCTGGCGTGGAAGAACCTCGGCCACCTCGTCGAGTTCGGCATCACCGCCGAGGACGCGACGTTGGTGTGCGGGCCGCTGTACCACGTCGGCGGGTTCGACCTGCCCGGCGTCGGCACGCTACACGCGGGCGGCTCACTGATCGTGCTGCGGAAGTTCGACGCGGCCGAGGTCGTGGACACGATCGAGCGCGAGCGGCCGAGCAACATCTGGCTGGCGCCGTCGATGATGAACGCGATCCTGCAGCTGCCCGACATCCTGGAACGTGACACGTCGTCGATCCGGTTCATCATCGGTGGCGGGGAGAAGATGCCGGTGCCGCTGGTGGAGAAGATCCTCGCCGCGTTCCCGAAGGCGTGGTTCTCCGACGCGTACGGGCTCACCGAGACCGTGTCGGGCGATACCTTCAACGACCCCGAGCACATGCTGGCCAAGGTGGGTTCCGTCGGGCGGCCGGTGGTGCACCTCGAAGTCCGGATCGTCGACGAGACCGGGGCGCCGCTGCCCACCGGCGAGCTGGGCGAGATCGCGTTGCGCGGGCCCAAGGTGAGCATCGGGTACTGGCGCGACGAGGCCGCGACGGCGAAGGCGTTCCGCGACGGCTGGTTCCACACCGGCGACGTCGGGCGGCTCGACGAGGACGGGTACCTCTACGTCGAGGACCGCAAGAAGGACATGATCGTGTCGGGCGGCGAGAACATCGCGACGCCAGAGGTGGAGCGCGTGCTGTACGAGCACCCCGACGTCGTCGAGGCGGCGGTGGTCGGCATGGGCCACCCGCGGTGGGGTGAGGTGCCGCAGGCTTTCGTCGTGCTGCGCCCGGGCGCGGCACAGGACCGCGACGCGCTGGTGGCGTTCTGCCGCGAACGGCTGGCGAAGTTCAAGGTGCCGGCGGATCTCGTGTTCCTCGACGAGCTGCCGCGGACGCCGTCGGGCAAGGTGCTGAAGAGGAACCTTCGCGGATGA
- a CDS encoding hydantoinase B/oxoprolinase family protein: MTSLKDLDDAQFAELYGSDRFTASVLSSRMRYIVQHMCTGLLNNAFSLILRDWYDFAATISGPPEQNYPMSSVSNSLAMFLGTMSEAVRNTIEEYGPENLEPGDVVICNDPYRAGNHVNDICFIRPVFHEGKLISLVTLRAHQLDMGGVIPAGFSGTKRNVYENGLVIAPMQLYKKDKPVKSAFNLIFDNARYCALLLPDIKTIYQNLLLGEKLINESVERYGVDAYLGAIRYSTDVSAESMSTALAELPDGVYEAEEGIDCDGVDDTVEYKIRLRITKAADRMELDFSGTSPQARTSINAGILDTKTAVGVALKFLIDPATPFTSGAYRPIDIVLPAGTFISATPPDGAVFLYWESTGPVLLAVFRALEKALGRKAVGGDYGSLNIHNANGVLPDGTPWVTTAQCGGEHGPWGATQDGDADSYSVVYQANNLDPATEAIESELPAVVLRKEYAPDSGGAGDNRGGAAVLKDTLYLTDAEHWSSPLHTKTASGVGVYGGEAGALGATWVFHPDYKNVTKDKDLIGTEPEVYSGATPVAGMLDPKTKTVDPNGEYFYFASTPVWHTKPNAVFRYLTNGGGGWGSPLQRDPERVCRDVRDEYVTIEGAYRDYGVVISGDPHGDPENLKIDQEATAKRRAELAAK; encoded by the coding sequence ATGACCTCTCTGAAGGACCTCGACGACGCCCAGTTCGCCGAGCTGTACGGCTCCGACCGCTTCACCGCGTCGGTCCTGTCGAGCCGCATGCGCTACATCGTGCAGCACATGTGCACCGGCCTGCTCAACAACGCGTTCTCGCTCATCCTGCGCGACTGGTACGACTTCGCGGCGACGATCTCCGGCCCGCCGGAACAGAACTACCCGATGTCCTCGGTGAGCAACAGCCTCGCGATGTTCCTCGGCACCATGTCCGAGGCCGTGCGCAACACCATCGAGGAGTACGGCCCGGAGAACCTCGAACCGGGTGACGTGGTGATCTGCAACGACCCGTACCGCGCGGGCAACCACGTGAACGACATCTGCTTCATCCGCCCGGTGTTCCACGAGGGCAAGCTGATCTCGCTCGTCACGCTGCGCGCGCACCAGCTCGACATGGGCGGCGTGATCCCGGCGGGCTTCTCCGGCACCAAGCGCAACGTGTACGAGAACGGCCTCGTGATCGCGCCGATGCAGCTGTACAAGAAAGACAAGCCGGTGAAGTCGGCGTTCAACCTGATCTTCGACAACGCCCGTTACTGCGCGCTGCTGCTGCCCGACATCAAGACGATCTACCAGAACCTGCTGCTGGGCGAGAAGCTGATCAACGAGAGCGTGGAGCGCTACGGCGTCGACGCGTACCTCGGCGCGATCCGCTACTCCACCGACGTGTCGGCCGAGTCCATGAGCACCGCGCTGGCCGAGCTGCCCGACGGCGTGTACGAGGCCGAGGAAGGCATCGACTGCGACGGCGTCGACGACACCGTCGAGTACAAGATCCGACTGAGGATCACCAAGGCCGCCGACCGGATGGAGCTCGATTTCTCGGGCACCTCGCCGCAGGCGCGCACGTCGATCAACGCCGGCATCCTCGACACGAAGACCGCCGTCGGTGTCGCGTTGAAGTTCCTCATCGACCCGGCCACGCCGTTCACCTCCGGCGCGTACCGGCCGATCGACATCGTCCTGCCGGCCGGCACGTTCATCAGCGCCACGCCACCGGACGGCGCGGTGTTCCTGTACTGGGAAAGCACCGGGCCGGTACTGCTCGCGGTGTTCCGCGCGCTGGAGAAGGCGCTGGGCCGCAAGGCCGTCGGCGGCGACTACGGCTCGCTGAACATCCACAACGCCAACGGAGTCCTGCCCGATGGCACCCCGTGGGTCACCACCGCGCAGTGCGGCGGCGAGCACGGGCCTTGGGGCGCGACGCAGGACGGCGACGCCGACAGCTACTCCGTGGTCTACCAGGCCAACAACCTGGACCCGGCCACGGAAGCCATCGAGTCCGAGCTGCCGGCCGTGGTGCTGCGCAAGGAGTACGCGCCGGACAGCGGCGGCGCGGGCGACAACCGCGGTGGCGCGGCCGTGCTCAAGGACACGCTGTACCTGACGGACGCGGAACACTGGTCGAGCCCGCTGCACACCAAGACCGCGAGTGGCGTCGGCGTCTACGGCGGTGAGGCCGGCGCGCTCGGCGCGACCTGGGTGTTCCACCCGGACTACAAGAACGTCACGAAGGACAAGGACCTCATCGGCACCGAACCCGAGGTCTACTCGGGCGCGACGCCCGTCGCCGGGATGCTCGACCCGAAGACCAAGACCGTGGACCCGAACGGCGAGTACTTCTACTTCGCCAGCACCCCGGTGTGGCACACCAAGCCCAACGCGGTGTTCCGCTACCTCACCAACGGCGGCGGCGGCTGGGGTTCACCGCTGCAGCGCGATCCCGAGCGCGTGTGCCGCGACGTGCGCGACGAGTACGTGACCATCGAGGGCGCGTACCGCGACTACGGCGTGGTGATCTCCGGCGACCCGCACGGCGACCCGGAGAACCTGAAGATCGACCAGGAAGCCACCGCCAAGCGCCGCGCCGAGCTGGCCGCGAAGTAG
- a CDS encoding carboxypeptidase regulatory-like domain-containing protein: MAEELAKPSTTRTLAENLWFPVVLFLGFAVVYLAAFHRPQPHEVPVAVADPVAATRVQGRLDEVSPGGFHVVAVPDAQAAREAVLDRTTSGAFTPDAKHPVLYVAKANGFTLQSLLTQTFTPLANGKLTVVDLAPTVAGDPLGNGLFYLLLAWGLPSYFAVMMLLRAVGLSRRARMVTFVGWAAFLSVAGFLIAHAMDVIPGNPVAIPLAFLSSLVVSLVSQGLVPIFKQFFPGVAVMLFVILSSASSGGTVPPQMQPALFRALHPILPMGNLNDALRGVFYFHGAGVGGHVLVLCAWLALGIALNVGHALWLRRKHTQDEAPPVEDPVLEMPRPTALPTHGHRFGELVPMLIGTVRSTTGDRVGGAILTVTDGKGRQLVRTTADDEGAFAVGGLPEQFVDLVVTAPGRQPTARRTFFREGVFRREDFVLAPEPALTPSSHRPQ; the protein is encoded by the coding sequence ATGGCGGAAGAACTGGCCAAACCCTCGACCACTCGCACCCTTGCCGAGAACCTTTGGTTCCCCGTTGTCCTTTTTCTCGGTTTTGCCGTGGTCTACCTGGCCGCCTTCCACCGGCCGCAGCCGCACGAGGTGCCGGTGGCCGTCGCCGACCCGGTGGCCGCGACCCGGGTCCAAGGCCGGCTCGACGAGGTCAGCCCCGGCGGGTTCCACGTCGTCGCCGTGCCCGACGCGCAAGCGGCCCGTGAAGCCGTGCTGGACCGCACCACCAGCGGGGCCTTCACCCCGGACGCAAAGCACCCCGTGCTCTACGTCGCCAAAGCCAACGGCTTCACCCTCCAGTCCCTGCTGACCCAGACCTTCACGCCGCTGGCCAACGGGAAGCTCACCGTCGTCGACCTCGCCCCGACCGTCGCCGGCGACCCGCTGGGCAACGGGCTGTTCTACCTGCTCCTCGCGTGGGGCCTGCCGAGCTACTTCGCCGTCATGATGCTGCTGCGCGCGGTCGGGCTCAGCCGTCGCGCGCGGATGGTCACGTTCGTCGGCTGGGCCGCGTTCCTCTCCGTGGCGGGTTTCCTCATCGCCCACGCCATGGACGTGATCCCCGGCAACCCGGTCGCGATCCCGCTCGCGTTCCTGTCGAGCCTCGTGGTTTCCCTGGTCTCCCAAGGCCTCGTGCCGATCTTCAAGCAGTTCTTCCCCGGCGTCGCGGTCATGCTGTTCGTCATCCTCAGCTCCGCGTCCAGCGGCGGCACCGTCCCGCCGCAGATGCAGCCCGCGCTGTTCCGCGCCCTGCACCCGATCCTGCCGATGGGCAACCTCAACGACGCACTGCGCGGCGTCTTCTACTTCCACGGCGCCGGCGTCGGCGGGCACGTCCTGGTGTTGTGCGCCTGGCTCGCGCTCGGCATCGCCCTCAACGTGGGCCACGCGCTGTGGCTTCGCCGGAAGCACACGCAAGACGAAGCACCGCCCGTGGAAGATCCCGTGCTCGAGATGCCGCGGCCCACCGCGCTCCCGACCCACGGCCACCGGTTCGGCGAGCTCGTGCCCATGCTGATCGGCACCGTCCGCTCCACCACCGGTGACCGCGTCGGCGGCGCGATCCTCACCGTCACCGACGGAAAAGGCCGGCAGCTCGTGCGGACCACCGCCGACGACGAGGGTGCTTTCGCCGTCGGCGGACTGCCCGAGCAGTTCGTGGACCTCGTGGTGACCGCGCCCGGCCGCCAACCCACCGCACGCCGGACGTTCTTCCGCGAAGGCGTCTTCCGGCGCGAAGACTTCGTGCTCGCCCCGGAGCCGGCGCTCACGCCGTCCAGCCACCGTCCACAGTGA
- a CDS encoding SDR family NAD(P)-dependent oxidoreductase, translating into MSFDLTGKVVWVTGAGKGLGRAIAVALAAAGATLAVTSRTEDDLTSLAAEVGGALVLPGSVSDPSFADSAVSGIVASLGRLDVCVTAAGISPTFRRSEQGSDDDWAHVLDVNLSGTYYCARAAGRQMLTQGAGSIITVSSVHARTGFDRFAAYAASKGGVEALSRVLAVEWAPKGVRVNVLAPGYFHTELSEGLVTSKWGARILANIPQNRVASPPELGGAAVYLASDASSYTTGSTLTVDGGWTA; encoded by the coding sequence ATGAGCTTCGATCTGACGGGCAAGGTCGTCTGGGTCACGGGCGCGGGCAAGGGCCTGGGCCGGGCGATCGCGGTGGCGTTGGCCGCGGCCGGGGCGACGCTGGCCGTGACGTCGCGGACGGAGGACGACCTGACGTCGTTGGCGGCGGAGGTCGGTGGTGCTCTGGTGCTCCCGGGTTCGGTGTCGGATCCGTCCTTTGCGGACAGTGCGGTATCGGGGATCGTGGCTTCGCTCGGGCGGTTGGACGTGTGCGTGACCGCGGCCGGGATCAGCCCGACGTTCCGGCGCAGCGAGCAGGGCAGCGACGACGACTGGGCGCACGTGCTCGACGTCAACCTGTCGGGCACGTACTACTGCGCCCGCGCGGCCGGGCGGCAGATGCTCACGCAGGGAGCGGGGTCGATCATCACGGTGTCGTCGGTGCACGCGCGCACCGGGTTCGACCGCTTTGCCGCGTACGCCGCGAGCAAGGGTGGTGTCGAGGCGCTGTCGCGCGTGCTTGCTGTGGAGTGGGCGCCGAAGGGCGTGCGCGTGAACGTGCTGGCGCCGGGCTATTTCCACACCGAGCTGTCCGAGGGCCTGGTCACGAGCAAGTGGGGCGCGCGGATCCTGGCGAACATCCCGCAGAACCGCGTGGCCTCGCCGCCGGAGCTCGGTGGTGCGGCGGTGTATCTGGCGTCGGACGCGTCTTCGTACACGACCGGCTCGACGCTCACTGTGGACGGTGGCTGGACGGCGTGA
- a CDS encoding SDR family NAD(P)-dependent oxidoreductase, which produces MSWNPQALPDLSGRTYAVTGGNAGIGYFISEQLAGAGAHVVILGRTPARLATAADAIKNRHAQAEISTIRLDLADLESVAEAADSLNRLGHVDGLVENAGSTSPGRRRRTTRQGFELAVGTNHLGHFALTALAMPVLTASHARVVPMGSLITRLQPFDLDDLQTERKYSEFRAYAQSKHAVQSFGFELDRRLRAAGSKVTCVVAHPGFSLDSASPRRDGITDPKPLMRLFAPLTQGKDRGAWPAVRAAVDPEATGGQFYGPARGGVGRPAPKTAVKVDRDPERAAKLWALSEKLTGTTFDVH; this is translated from the coding sequence GTGTCCTGGAACCCCCAAGCGCTGCCCGATCTGTCCGGTCGCACCTATGCCGTGACGGGCGGGAACGCGGGGATCGGCTACTTCATCTCCGAACAGCTCGCCGGCGCCGGCGCACACGTGGTGATCCTCGGACGCACCCCGGCCCGGCTGGCGACCGCGGCCGACGCGATCAAAAACCGCCACGCGCAGGCCGAAATCAGCACGATCCGCCTGGATCTGGCCGACCTCGAGTCCGTCGCGGAAGCCGCCGATTCGCTCAATCGTCTCGGGCACGTGGACGGGCTGGTCGAGAACGCCGGCTCCACCTCCCCCGGCCGCCGACGCCGGACCACGCGCCAGGGCTTCGAACTCGCCGTCGGCACCAACCACCTCGGCCACTTCGCCCTCACCGCGCTCGCGATGCCGGTGCTCACCGCGTCCCACGCCCGCGTCGTGCCCATGGGCAGCCTGATCACCCGGCTGCAGCCGTTCGACCTCGACGACCTGCAGACCGAACGCAAGTACTCCGAGTTCCGCGCCTACGCCCAGTCCAAGCACGCCGTGCAGTCCTTCGGCTTCGAACTCGACCGGCGGCTGCGCGCGGCCGGCTCGAAGGTCACGTGCGTGGTGGCCCACCCCGGCTTCAGCCTCGACAGCGCCAGCCCGCGCCGCGACGGCATCACCGACCCGAAGCCGCTGATGCGCCTGTTCGCGCCCCTCACGCAGGGCAAGGACCGCGGCGCCTGGCCCGCCGTCCGCGCCGCCGTCGACCCGGAAGCCACCGGGGGCCAGTTCTACGGCCCCGCCCGCGGCGGCGTCGGCCGCCCCGCACCGAAGACGGCCGTCAAGGTCGACCGCGACCCCGAACGCGCGGCCAAGCTGTGGGCCCTGTCGGAAAAGCTGACGGGCACGACGTTCGACGTCCACTGA
- a CDS encoding SDR family NAD(P)-dependent oxidoreductase: MSHGVLDPRGPASLAGARAVVTGAARGIGSRIAVELALAGAHVTVLDARDPAATVAEITEAGGSAAGLVLDVTDRTAAASAMAEAAGPGNRLDALVTCAAVYGETMRLDELPESEVDAVLGVNVKGTLWCIGGALPFLRGHDARVVCIGSVAGKVGGVLAGPHYVASKGAVHAVVKWLAKTEARNGIVANAVAPGVVDTDMIVGKGYSDDYNPLGRLARPEEIARVAAFLASPAASYMTGAVVDVNGGYAMG, from the coding sequence GTGAGCCACGGAGTTCTCGACCCGCGTGGCCCGGCATCCCTGGCCGGGGCGCGTGCGGTCGTGACCGGTGCGGCGCGCGGGATCGGCAGCCGGATCGCCGTCGAGCTCGCGCTCGCCGGGGCCCACGTCACGGTGCTCGACGCCCGGGATCCCGCCGCGACCGTCGCCGAGATCACCGAGGCCGGCGGTTCCGCCGCGGGTCTGGTCCTCGACGTCACCGACCGCACCGCCGCCGCCTCGGCCATGGCCGAGGCGGCGGGGCCGGGCAACCGGCTCGACGCCTTGGTGACGTGCGCGGCCGTCTACGGCGAGACGATGCGGCTCGACGAGCTGCCGGAGTCCGAAGTGGACGCGGTGCTCGGCGTGAACGTCAAGGGCACGCTGTGGTGCATCGGCGGCGCGCTGCCGTTCCTGCGCGGTCACGACGCGCGGGTCGTCTGCATCGGCTCGGTGGCGGGCAAGGTCGGCGGCGTGCTCGCCGGCCCGCACTACGTGGCCAGCAAGGGCGCGGTCCACGCGGTGGTGAAGTGGCTCGCGAAAACCGAGGCCCGCAACGGGATCGTCGCCAACGCCGTGGCTCCTGGCGTGGTGGACACGGACATGATCGTGGGCAAGGGGTATTCCGACGACTACAACCCGCTCGGCCGCCTGGCGCGGCCCGAGGAGATCGCGCGCGTGGCGGCCTTCCTGGCCTCGCCCGCGGCGAGCTACATGACGGGTGCGGTGGTCGACGTCAACGGGGGTTACGCGATGGGCTGA
- a CDS encoding TetR/AcrR family transcriptional regulator: MTGAGLRERKKEATRQAIRSAAVALYRSRGPHEVTVDQICDKAGVSARTFFNYFDSKEAAVFSLALTPDGIRSGVAARPASERPLATLRAVFTERFTEASADPTFGERALMLREYPELWGRLAHVNKLVEEAALESIAARTGQPVDDLYVRLTVETAFAANRAAFKCWYPGSDPDLVALLNRAMDALDSGLEPPG, encoded by the coding sequence ATGACAGGGGCGGGGCTTCGCGAGCGCAAGAAGGAAGCAACGCGACAGGCGATCCGCTCGGCGGCCGTCGCGCTGTACCGATCGCGCGGGCCGCACGAGGTGACCGTCGACCAGATCTGCGACAAGGCCGGCGTCTCGGCGCGCACGTTCTTCAATTACTTCGACAGCAAGGAAGCCGCGGTCTTCTCCCTGGCGCTCACCCCCGACGGCATCCGGTCGGGCGTCGCCGCGCGGCCTGCCTCGGAACGTCCACTCGCGACCCTGCGCGCGGTCTTCACGGAGCGCTTCACGGAAGCCTCCGCCGACCCCACCTTCGGCGAGCGGGCCCTGATGCTGCGCGAATACCCCGAGTTGTGGGGCCGGCTCGCGCACGTCAACAAGCTCGTGGAGGAGGCCGCCCTGGAGTCCATCGCGGCGCGGACCGGCCAACCTGTCGACGACCTCTACGTGCGGCTCACGGTGGAGACCGCGTTCGCCGCGAACCGGGCGGCGTTCAAGTGCTGGTACCCGGGGAGCGACCCGGACCTGGTGGCGCTGCTGAATCGGGCGATGGACGCGCTCGACTCGGGGCTTGAACCGCCGGGTTGA
- a CDS encoding carboxymuconolactone decarboxylase family protein — MSENGTDVDRQNKLRETFLAERGYWNTFWEGLLSLDPDFFEAYLNFSAVPWRKGVLEPKVKELIYTAIDASTTHLYEPGLRQHIRNALGYGATKEEIMEVLELTSVLGIHTCTLGVPVLMEELAAHEQKSA, encoded by the coding sequence TTGTCCGAGAACGGGACGGACGTCGACCGGCAGAACAAGCTGCGGGAGACGTTCCTCGCCGAGCGCGGGTACTGGAACACGTTCTGGGAAGGGCTGCTGAGCCTCGACCCGGACTTCTTCGAGGCGTACCTGAACTTCTCGGCGGTGCCGTGGCGCAAGGGGGTGCTGGAGCCGAAGGTCAAGGAGCTGATCTACACCGCGATCGACGCCTCCACCACGCACCTCTACGAGCCCGGGCTGCGCCAGCACATCCGCAATGCCCTCGGCTACGGGGCCACCAAGGAGGAGATCATGGAGGTGCTGGAGCTCACGAGCGTGCTCGGGATCCACACCTGCACCCTCGGGGTCCCCGTGCTGATGGAGGAACTGGCGGCGCACGAGCAGAAGTCGGCGTGA
- a CDS encoding SDR family NAD(P)-dependent oxidoreductase, whose amino-acid sequence MDKTGCAVVTGAGSGIGRACALRLAEDGRPLVLLDSDGAAAERTAKELSVAAAAFAVDVTDEDAVADAVSEAVERFGPPKVLVNAAGIIIRKKLLESTVGEWRRVLDVNLTGYFILLKQVIPAMAAGGGGSIVQIASIAGHAGYGFSSYTAAKGGVLALTKQLAAELAVDGIRINSVSPGVVHSGLNRDTLGNENIRAATVANTPLGRIGEPDDIARVVAFLAGPGADYVTGTDLVADGGMISTIHWGSAGGELHSFHAQER is encoded by the coding sequence GTGGACAAGACAGGCTGCGCGGTCGTCACCGGGGCGGGCTCCGGGATCGGCCGCGCCTGCGCGCTGCGGCTCGCCGAGGACGGCCGGCCGCTCGTGCTGCTCGACTCCGACGGAGCCGCGGCCGAGCGCACGGCGAAGGAACTTTCCGTGGCCGCGGCGGCGTTCGCGGTCGACGTCACCGACGAAGACGCCGTGGCCGACGCGGTGAGCGAGGCCGTCGAACGGTTCGGTCCGCCGAAGGTACTGGTGAACGCCGCGGGGATCATCATCCGCAAGAAGCTGCTGGAGTCCACTGTGGGCGAGTGGCGGCGGGTGCTCGATGTGAACCTCACCGGGTACTTCATCCTGCTCAAGCAGGTGATTCCGGCGATGGCCGCGGGTGGCGGCGGCTCGATCGTGCAGATCGCGTCGATCGCCGGGCACGCCGGGTACGGCTTTTCGTCGTACACGGCGGCGAAAGGCGGGGTGCTGGCGCTGACGAAGCAGCTGGCCGCCGAGCTGGCCGTCGACGGGATCCGCATTAACTCCGTGAGTCCCGGTGTCGTCCACAGCGGACTGAACCGCGACACACTGGGCAACGAGAACATCCGCGCGGCAACGGTGGCGAACACACCGCTGGGCCGCATCGGCGAGCCGGACGACATCGCGCGCGTGGTGGCGTTCCTGGCCGGGCCGGGCGCGGACTACGTCACCGGCACCGATCTGGTCGCCGACGGCGGCATGATCAGCACCATCCACTGGGGATCGGCCGGGGGCGAGCTGCACAGCTTCCACGCACAGGAGCGCTGA